In Maritimibacter sp. DP1N21-5, a genomic segment contains:
- a CDS encoding beta-1,6-N-acetylglucosaminyltransferase, whose amino-acid sequence MSVGFAMLVHTSLNRAAQVARHLARNDCPVVIHVDKKVARRKHAEFVASLSDLKNVRFCRRYSCEWGTWSLVEASQAATEMVLKDFPEVRHVFLASGSCLPLRPIQELRDYLAERPMTNFIESVTTEDVPWTVGGLDIERFVLRFPFSWKNRRRAFDWYVKFQRRIGFKRRIPDGLVPHLGSQWWCLTRQTLTAILEDPDRATYDRYFKKVWIPDESYFQTLVRLYSTNIESRSLTLSKFDFQGKPHIFYDDHMQLLRRSDCFVARKIWPHAEKLYAGFLSDDASIFTGAEPNPSKIDRIFSKAVERRTKGRRGLYMQSRFPNENWENGLTSSNYSIFEGFAELFEDFEDWLSRVTDCRVHGHLYAPERVEYGGKQTVFAGALTDSADLRDYNPRAFLTNVIWNTRGERQAFMFGPRDNQDISWDVAKDPNAQISVISGAWAVPLFYSNANFSDIRREAAKLQRTEAEHLEILQSVWTKARVRIWTLADFIENPMEPLQTVIDEIGARQASRLTEAPRMKSLEGFGQFLQNLKNQGMQPHLMGDFPVGTPIKSERRKPGKPYLVK is encoded by the coding sequence ATGAGCGTCGGCTTTGCCATGCTGGTCCACACCTCGCTGAACCGCGCGGCACAGGTTGCCCGGCATCTCGCCCGCAACGATTGCCCCGTTGTCATCCACGTCGACAAGAAGGTCGCGCGGCGAAAGCATGCCGAATTCGTGGCAAGCCTTTCCGACCTGAAGAACGTGCGCTTCTGCCGACGCTACAGCTGCGAGTGGGGCACCTGGTCCCTGGTCGAGGCATCGCAGGCGGCGACCGAGATGGTGCTCAAGGATTTCCCCGAGGTCCGGCATGTCTTTCTCGCCTCCGGGTCCTGCCTGCCGTTGCGACCGATACAGGAGCTGAGGGATTATCTCGCCGAGCGGCCTATGACGAATTTCATCGAAAGCGTGACGACCGAGGACGTTCCATGGACCGTCGGCGGCCTCGATATCGAACGCTTCGTGCTGCGGTTCCCGTTCTCCTGGAAGAACCGTCGGCGCGCCTTCGACTGGTATGTGAAGTTTCAACGCCGGATCGGCTTCAAGCGGCGCATCCCCGATGGGCTCGTGCCCCATCTGGGCAGCCAGTGGTGGTGCCTTACCCGCCAGACCCTGACCGCCATTCTCGAAGACCCGGACCGCGCCACCTATGACCGCTATTTCAAGAAGGTCTGGATTCCGGACGAAAGCTATTTTCAGACCCTGGTGCGGCTCTATTCCACCAACATCGAAAGCCGGTCGCTGACGCTCTCCAAGTTCGATTTTCAGGGCAAGCCGCACATTTTCTACGACGATCACATGCAGCTTCTTCGCCGGTCCGACTGCTTCGTCGCCCGCAAGATCTGGCCCCATGCGGAAAAACTCTACGCCGGGTTCCTGTCGGATGATGCATCGATCTTCACCGGGGCCGAGCCGAACCCGTCCAAGATCGACCGAATTTTCTCGAAGGCGGTCGAGCGCCGCACCAAGGGTCGGCGCGGACTTTACATGCAGTCGCGGTTTCCCAACGAGAACTGGGAAAATGGACTGACCTCGTCCAACTACTCCATCTTCGAAGGTTTTGCCGAACTCTTCGAGGATTTCGAGGACTGGCTGTCGCGGGTCACCGATTGCCGGGTCCACGGGCATCTCTATGCGCCTGAGCGGGTCGAATACGGTGGCAAACAGACGGTATTTGCCGGCGCCCTGACCGACAGCGCCGATCTGCGAGACTACAATCCGCGCGCGTTCCTTACCAATGTCATCTGGAACACGCGGGGCGAACGGCAGGCCTTCATGTTCGGGCCGCGTGACAATCAGGATATCTCTTGGGACGTGGCCAAGGACCCGAACGCCCAGATCAGCGTGATCTCTGGTGCATGGGCCGTGCCGCTGTTCTACTCCAATGCCAATTTCTCGGACATCCGGCGCGAAGCCGCGAAGTTGCAGCGCACCGAGGCCGAGCATCTTGAAATCCTTCAATCGGTCTGGACCAAGGCGCGTGTGCGGATCTGGACGCTCGCCGACTTCATTGAGAACCCGATGGAGCCGCTCCAGACCGTGATTGACGAAATCGGCGCCCGTCAGGCCAGCCGTCTGACCGAAGCGCCTCGCATGAAATCGCTCGAAGGCTTCGGCCAGTTCCTGCAGAACCTCAAGAACCAGGGCATGCAGCCGCATCTCATGGGAGATTTCCCGGTCGGTACCCCGATCAAGTCCGAGCGGCGCAAACCCGGCAAACCCTATCTGGTAAAGTGA
- a CDS encoding nodulation protein NodH — translation MSRPFDYFVILAEMRTGSNFLESNLNEFPGLQCYGEAFNPYLIVDPEKTDLFGITLAARDADPLRLIDAMKANTEGIPGFRLFNDHDPRVFDHVMNDPRCGKVILNRNLVDAWVSQRIAWSTKQWQLNDHTDAKKWKVKFDPKDFKHMYFRVKDRQREIARRLQVTGQAGFYIDYDDIQDLRVINGLARFLGETTELPKFSDKFKKQNPEQLADKVRNFEAIEATVNDIDRYDLGSLPNFEPPRGASVPSYVTAAKSPLCFMPIPGALDDDVRNWLAALDQVDPEALGAGFTQKELRQWKNHNKGHRSFTVIRHPVERAHRVFCDYVLNETPRTIWPLRHGLIEKYKLPMPWHTPVGEGYDVVQHRHAFLGFLQFVTGSLNGQTAHPVELAWATQDNIVRGFSEFVAPDHLLRADRIEEGLALISMEIGVEPCDMAPRSEEGPFALSAIYDEDVERAVRTAYARDYMAFGFPRWDRKMRG, via the coding sequence ATGTCCCGGCCTTTCGACTATTTCGTCATACTCGCGGAAATGCGGACGGGTTCGAATTTCCTCGAATCCAACCTCAACGAGTTTCCGGGCCTCCAGTGCTATGGGGAGGCCTTCAATCCATACCTGATCGTCGACCCCGAGAAGACCGATCTCTTCGGCATTACCCTCGCCGCGCGGGATGCCGATCCGCTGCGTCTGATCGACGCGATGAAGGCGAACACCGAAGGTATCCCCGGCTTTCGGCTGTTCAACGACCACGACCCGCGCGTCTTCGATCACGTGATGAACGACCCGCGCTGCGGCAAGGTCATCCTCAACCGTAATCTCGTGGATGCCTGGGTGAGCCAGCGGATCGCCTGGTCGACAAAGCAATGGCAGTTGAATGACCACACCGACGCCAAGAAATGGAAGGTGAAGTTCGATCCGAAGGACTTCAAGCACATGTATTTCCGGGTGAAGGACCGCCAGCGCGAGATCGCGCGGCGGCTTCAGGTCACGGGGCAGGCCGGGTTCTACATCGACTACGACGACATTCAGGACCTGCGCGTCATCAACGGGCTCGCCCGCTTTCTAGGCGAAACGACCGAGCTTCCGAAGTTTTCGGACAAGTTCAAGAAACAGAACCCGGAACAGCTTGCCGACAAGGTCCGGAACTTCGAGGCGATCGAAGCGACCGTCAACGACATCGACCGCTATGACCTTGGCTCGCTCCCGAATTTCGAGCCGCCCCGTGGTGCCTCGGTCCCGAGCTACGTGACCGCCGCGAAATCGCCGCTCTGTTTCATGCCGATCCCCGGTGCGCTGGACGACGACGTGCGGAACTGGCTCGCCGCGCTGGATCAGGTCGACCCCGAAGCGCTTGGCGCGGGTTTCACGCAAAAGGAACTGCGGCAGTGGAAGAACCACAACAAGGGGCACCGCAGCTTCACGGTCATCCGGCACCCCGTTGAACGCGCGCATCGGGTTTTCTGCGACTATGTGCTCAACGAAACGCCCCGCACGATCTGGCCACTCCGCCATGGGCTGATCGAGAAATACAAACTCCCCATGCCGTGGCACACTCCGGTTGGTGAAGGTTATGACGTCGTTCAGCATCGGCACGCGTTTCTCGGCTTTCTCCAGTTCGTGACCGGGAGCCTGAACGGGCAGACCGCGCATCCCGTGGAACTCGCCTGGGCGACGCAGGACAACATCGTGCGCGGGTTTTCGGAATTCGTCGCGCCGGATCACCTTCTGAGGGCGGATCGGATCGAAGAAGGGCTCGCGCTCATATCCATGGAGATTGGGGTGGAGCCCTGCGACATGGCCCCGCGGAGCGAAGAAGGCCCCTTTGCGCTCTCGGCTATCTATGACGAGGACGTCGAGCGCGCCGTGCGCACGGCCTATGCCCGCGACTACATGGCCTTTGGCTTCCCGCGATGGGACCGGAAGATGCGAGGATAA
- a CDS encoding PTS sugar transporter subunit IIA: MQLSSILRPAAVKVVANVSSKKRLFQDLGDIVAGTYGLDASAAFAALQERENLGPTGVGHGIALPHARMPGLDHVVGAFLRIEKPVDFDSVDWQPVDLVFALFAPDGSGVEHLKALALVSRTMRDPGVMAKLRANTDPETLHTILTDDQATRAA; the protein is encoded by the coding sequence ATGCAGCTATCCAGTATCCTTCGGCCCGCCGCCGTGAAGGTGGTCGCGAACGTTTCAAGCAAGAAACGTCTGTTTCAGGATCTCGGCGACATCGTCGCCGGGACCTATGGGCTTGATGCGTCGGCTGCCTTCGCCGCCTTGCAGGAACGGGAGAACCTTGGTCCGACGGGCGTCGGCCACGGCATCGCGCTTCCGCACGCCCGGATGCCCGGCCTCGATCATGTTGTCGGTGCCTTTCTTCGTATCGAGAAACCGGTGGACTTCGACAGCGTCGACTGGCAGCCGGTGGACCTCGTCTTCGCGCTCTTCGCGCCGGACGGGTCCGGGGTGGAGCACCTGAAGGCGCTCGCGCTGGTGTCGCGCACCATGCGCGATCCGGGCGTCATGGCCAAGCTGCGGGCGAACACCGATCCGGAAACGCTCCATACGATCCTGACCGACGATCAGGCGACGCGCGCCGCCTGA